ATCCCCGCGCTCCCCACGCCCGGCGGCGCGAGCCCGAGCGCGCGGTGCCGGCCCGCGAGGACCTGATCGAGCGCCGCGCGCGCCTTCCAGTATTCGAGCAGCGTCTCCGTGTAGGCGATCCCCGCCTCCGTCAGCCGCCGCTGCGTCTCGAGCACCTGGAAGACGCCCACCTGCATCGCGTTGTATTGCAAGAGCGTCTCGGCGAGCGCCTTCTCCCGGGCGGGCAAGAGCGCGTCGCGGTAATGCCGCGCCCGCCTGCCCGCGGACTCCACGCGGTTCTGCGCCATTCGAAGGTTCGCGCGCACCGCCGTCGCCGTCGCGACGTACCTCTCCCGCAAGGCCCCGAGCTCGCTCTGCGCGCTGATCACGCGGCCCTGGGCCCGATCGAAGATCGGCAACCCCACCGTCACGTGCCCGCCGATCTCCCAAGCCCGGCCGTCATTCTCGCCGTGAAACCCGCCCGAGAGGTGCGGCAAGCGCCCCTCGGCGCGGTGCATGCCCACGCGCTTGCCGGCCGCCTGCATCCGGCCCGCGATCTCCGCCAGCTCGAGGCTCGCCGCGAGGGCCTTCTTTTCGCCCCCCGCCGCGTCGATCGTATCCACCTCGGGCGGCGGCAGCGGGTCCGGCGCGGTCCAGGAGGTCTTCTCGCCCGACAAACCAATCGCCAGGTTGAGCCGCTCCCGCGCGTCGAGCAGCGTGTTCTCCGCCTCGGCGACCTCGATCCGCGCCGCCTCCACGGCCGCGCGCTGGGTCGCGAGGTCCACGTCCGGCAGGTTGCCCACGCGGTGGAGCTCCTCGGCCGCGGCAAACCCGGCCTGGAACGCCGCGAGCGCCCGCGAGCGCAAGTCGAGCACGCCTTGCCGCGCCTGCACCTCGTAAAACGCGACACGCGCCCGGTAGGCCGTGTCGAGCACCTCGCCCGCGACGCGCACCCGCTCCGCCGCGAGCTCCGCCTCGGCCGCGCCTTTGCGCAAGGGCATGAGGATCACCCGCGAGATGTCGTATTCGATGCCGATGTCGGCCTGCAGCTCCTGGAAGGGATCCTGCGGGGCGCGCAGCGAGACCTCGATCTCGGGGTTCGGCAAGAGCCCCGCCTGCACGACGCGGCCCCGCGCGATACCGAGCTCGTACATCGACGCCCGCAAATCCCGGTTCATGAGGAGCGAGAGGCGCACGGCCGCCTCGGCATGCAAGGGTTTGGCGAGGATCTTCGGCGCCTCGGAAGGGTCCTCCTCCCAGCGCTCCTCGGACGGCAGCGCCACGGAGGGGCGCGCCGGAGCGCCCGACGCTCGCCCGGCGCCGTGCGCGGCCAGGAATTCGTTCACGTCGCGCACGTCCGTGTCCAGCGCGCCGCCCCCGCACCCCGCGGAGAAGGCGACGAGCAGCGCCGAGAGACCTCCAGACCAAAGGGAGCTCTTCATGGGTTCGCCTCGCCTCACGGTCCGTGGTGGTGATGGTGATGCCCGCCGTGCCCTTCGTGGCCCGCGGGGGCCTCGGGCGCCTTCCTGGCCGCGGCGTCGGGGAAGGCGCACGGCGCGCCCTCGGCGCAGACGCGCGCTTCGAGCGGGTCTTTCGCGACGAGCACGGCGCCGACCGACAATCGCTTGGCGGGCACGGCGGCGGGGTTCGCGGGAGAATCGGGCCGGAAGGTGGTGGGGGCCTCCGCGGCGCAGGCGGCCGTCGCGAGGGCGACGAGCAGAAACGGGAAGGTGGAGAGCATTTTCATCGCGACAGGGGCGCGGAAGGAAGGGACCGGCCGCGCGCGGCGACTGTAGCACCTCGGCGAGGATCGCCAGCCCCGGGTGCGTCGAGTACACTGCGCGCGCGATGACCATCAGCACCTTCGATCTGTTCAAGATCGGCATCGGGCCTTCGAGCTCGCACACCGTGGGGCCGATGCGGGCCGCGCGTACGTTCGCCCTGGGGCTCGAGCAGCGCGGGCTCTTCGAGCGGACGGCGAAGGTGAAGGCCGAGCTCTTCGGCTCGCTCGGCGCCACGGGCAAGGGCCACGGCAGCGACAAAGCCGTGATCCTCGGGCTGCTCGGCGAGACGCCGGACGGGGTCGACGTCGAGCGCGTGGACGCGATCGTCGCCGCCGTGCGGCGAACGGGGCAGCTCGAATTGCTGGGGCGCAAGACGATCGACTTCGCGCTGCCCTCGCAGATCCTCTTCTCGCGGAGGACCTTGCCGTTTCACCCGAACGGCATGCGATTCACCGCGGAGGATCCGAGCGGCGCGGCGCTCGACGCGCGTATTTATTATTCGGTCGGCGGCGGCTTCGTGGTCGATGATCCGGAGGTCTCCGGGGACGGGCCGAAGGAGGCGACCCGGGCCGCGTTTCCGTACCCCTTCCGCACGGCCTCGGAGCTGCTCGCGGCCTGCGCCGCGCACGGCCGCTCCGTCAGCGACCTCATGCTCGAAAACGAGTCGATCTTCCGGCCCGAGGCCGAGACACGCGCGGGGCTCTTGCGGATCTGGCAGGTCATGCAGGCCTGCGTGCAGCGCGGCCTGCGCACGGAGGGCACGCTGCCCGGGGGCCTGCACGTGCAAAGGCGCGCGCCGGGGCTCTACCGCAACCTGCTCGAGAACCCCGAGGCGGGCCTGCGGGATCCGCTCACGGCGATGGATTGGGTGAGCCTCTACGCGCTCGCGGTGAGCGAGGAGAACGCCGCCGGGGGCCGCGTGGTCACGGCGCCGACGAACGGCGCGGCCGGCATCATCCCGGCGGTCTTGCATTATTACCGGAGGTTCGTCCCGCACTCGACGGACGACGGCGTCGTGCGCTTCTTGCTCACGGCGGGGGCGATTGGCCTCCTGTACAAGGAAAACGCCTCGATCAGCGGCGCGGACGTGGGTTGTCAGGGTGAGGTGGGCTCGGCCTGCTCGATGGCGGCGGGCGCGCTCTGCGAGGTCCTCGGCGGCAGCCCCGCGCACGTGGAGAACGCGGCCGAGATCGCGATGGAGCACAACCTCGGCCTGACGTGTGATCCGATCGGCGGCCTCGTGCAGGTGCCGTGCATCGAGCGCAACGCGATGGCCGCGATCAAGGCCATCCAGGCCGCGCGCCTCTCGCTGCGCGGCGACGGGCGCCATTTCGTGGCCCTCGACAAGGTCATCAAGACCATGCGGGACACGGGCGCCGACATGAAAGAAAAGTACAAGGAGACCGCGCGCGGCGGCCTCGCCCTCCACGTCCTCGAAGCGCCGGTCGACACGAGCCTCGACGTGAGCGTGGGTATCCCGGAATGCTAGGTTGACAAGCGCGCTCGGTTGTCCAAAATCTCCCCCCTTCGATGGGAGAGCAGGGGGAGAGCCATGGGGAATGACGCGCGCGCAGTCTGGGATTCGGTGCGGAAGGTCCGAGCGACCTCGCCGCTCGTGCAAAACATCACGAATTACGTCGCGATGAACAACACGGCGAACGCGCTCCTGGCGCTCGGGGCTGCGCCGGCGATGGTGCACGCGGCCGAGGAGGTCGAGGATTTCGTGGCGATCGCCTCGTCCTTGGTGGTCAACATCGGGACGCTCTCGTCGCCGTGGATCACGGCGATGCGGCTCTGCGCCACGCGCGCGAACGACCTCGCCAAACCCTGGGTGCTCGATCCCGTCGGCGTGGGCGCCACGCCGCTGCGCACGCGGGTCTCCGATCAGCTCGCGCAGATCGGGCCCACGGTGATCCGCGCGAACGCGTCCGAGATGCTCGCGCTCTCGGCGGTGACCTCGAAGATCACGCGCGGCGTCGACAGCACCGAGCCGTCGCAGGCCGCGATCGAGCCGGCGCGGCAGCTCGCGCAGACCTACAAATGCGTGGTCGTGGTGAGCGGCGCCGTCGATTACGTGACCGACGGCGAGCGGCTGCTCGGGGTCCGCAACGGGCACCCGATGATGCCGCGGGTGACGGGGCTCGGTTGCACGGCGAGCGCGCTCGTCGGGGCCTTCCTCGCGGTGGTGCCCGATCCGCTCGTCGCGGCGGCCCACGCAATGGCCGTGCTGGGGGTCGCGGGCGAGATCGCCGCCGAGAAAGCCCCCGGCCCGGGCAGCCTGCAGATGCTTCTCCTCGACGCTTTGTACCAGCTCGACGAGGCGGCCCTCGGGCGGGTGAGTATCGTGTGAATCACGTGCGCGTCAGCCGGCGGGCCCGAGGTAGACGCAGCCGAGCCGCCGCCACAACCACGCGCACGACGGCAAGGGCGCCGACGTGAGCCACTCGCTCGGGTCGTGGTTCGGCCGGATCATCGAGCAAGCCCCGCGCACCCGCCCGAACCGCACGAGCCTCCAGGCCCTGCCCGTGGCGCCCCTGCAGTTCGGGAGGATCGTCTGCGCCTGCGCCTCGGCGGCCGTCTCCTCGCCGCCGAGCGAGAGCTCTTCGTCCGGCGCCGCGCTCTCCGCCACGCACCCGCTGCCCAGCACGAGGGCCGAGGCGAAGAGGAGGCCGCGCCCGAGCATCCCAATGGAACACGTATACACGTTTTTCATGGATTCCCCCTCTCCTTCACCCTCTCACCGCGACCGGATGAACTCGATGACGACCGCGCCGTCGCTGTTCCGGAAGAACAGCCGGTTCCTTTGCAAGAAATACGTACGCGCCTCCTGGAGGGCGCGTACGTAGGACTGCTCCTGCTCCATGACCCCGCGCGGGGAAAAGCAGCGCATCCTCGTGAGGCCGACGCCTGGGATCGTGACGACCCCCCCGCCCGCCTCGTACGAGCCATTGTACGCGTTGCATCCGGCCCTCCCGCTCACCGTTCCGCCGCTGAAACGCGCCGAGATCTCCGATCCCTGGATGGGCCGGGCGCCGCGCAGGCTCCGCACCCTCCAGTGCGTCGCGCCGCCGAGGAAAAGAGGCGCGGCGGAGAAACGCGCCGGCACGGTGGCCACGTCCTCCGCGGCGCTCGCGCGTGTCGGCGCGGCGATCAGGGTCGTGAAAATGGACAGAATGGCGCAGACGGCGGAAAACGGAGTCTTCGGCATGGCCCCTCCTCGCGCGGAACATAAAGCTCCGCCGCGAAGGCCGGGAGCCCTCGCCCGCCCGGACCCGGGCCCGCCGAGGCGCGTGCGTGATGTTCGAAAAAGAGGTGTAATCCGCGCGCCCGCCGTGCGTCGGCAGGGCAGAACCCAGGAGGAACAAGGCCGATGCACACCGAACAGCCCTACATCCACGCCCTCGGACACGCGGCGCTCACGCGCTTCTACGACCCGTTCATCCGCGCCGCGGTTCGCGAGCGCGCCTTCAAGGAGCGCCTGATCGACCTGGCCGACGTGAGACCTCGGCACCGCGTCCTCGACGTCGGCGCTGGTACGGGCACGCTCGTGCTCCGGCTCAAGCAGCGTTGCCCCGAGGCCGAGGTGGTGGGCCTCGACGGCGACCCGAAGATCCTCTCCATGGCCCGCCGGAAGCTCGCGGATGCGGGCGCGGACGTCGAGCTGCACGAGGGCTACGCCCAGCGCCTCCCGTTCCCCGACGGCTCGTTTGATCGTGTGGTCACGACCCTCGTGCTCCACCACCTCTCCCTCTCCGACAAGGCGACGGCCTTCGGTGAAATGGCGCGGGTCCTCTCGCCGGGCGGCGAGCTCCACGTGGCGGACCTCGGTCCTCCGCGCTCCTTGCCGGGAAAACTCGCCGCGGGCGTGGCGCGTCGTTTCGGGCACGTCGGCGACAACCTCGACGGCCGCCTGCCCGAGCTGATGCGCGCCGCGGGATTTTCGCAGGTGGAGGAGACGTCGCGGTTCCTCACGTTGTTTGGTCCGCTCGTGTACCTGCGGGGGAGGAAGGCGAGCGAGGGGGAGGGTGGCTCGGGACTGGGCTCCGGGTGAGGGGTCGTGTAAGACTCGGTCCGCGAGGACGGCAGCCACCATGATCGAACGGGTCTCCTTCACGAACTTCAAGTCCCTGCGCAAGGCGGAGATCCAGCTCGGGCGGTTCATGGTGATCGTCGGGCCGAACGGGTCGGGGAAGACGAGCGTCCTGGATGGCCTCTTCTATCTCGCGCAGGCCACGCAGAGGCCGATCGAGGCCATCATGACGGGTGTCCAGGCACCCCTGAACCTCATGAGCCGCGGCGCGATGGATCCCATGGTGCTCACCCTCTCTGCGCGTTTCGCAGGCGTGGAAGCGAGTGTCCAGATCTCTGTCAGTCGCGGCGGCGAAGAGTCCGACATCCGCACTCCGCCAGAATGGAGCGGGACAATCATCCGCCGGTGGGGGGAAGCTGAGGAGACCATCACGAGCGACGAGGACGATGCCATATCCCCGCGCGAGATGCCCATGTACCACTCCGAGTTGCGAGAGCTTGCCCAAGCGCTTCGCTCGACGCGCAAGCTGCGGCTCGACGTGGAGAGGCTCGCGGCCGCGGCGTATAGCGATGAGGAGACGCCTCGTATGCGCGTCGATGGCGAGGGCCTCGCTCCCGTACTGGCGGATCTCGCGGCGCGCTCGCCCGATATCTTCCAGTCGATCC
The Polyangium spumosum DNA segment above includes these coding regions:
- a CDS encoding TolC family protein, translated to MKSSLWSGGLSALLVAFSAGCGGGALDTDVRDVNEFLAAHGAGRASGAPARPSVALPSEERWEEDPSEAPKILAKPLHAEAAVRLSLLMNRDLRASMYELGIARGRVVQAGLLPNPEIEVSLRAPQDPFQELQADIGIEYDISRVILMPLRKGAAEAELAAERVRVAGEVLDTAYRARVAFYEVQARQGVLDLRSRALAAFQAGFAAAEELHRVGNLPDVDLATQRAAVEAARIEVAEAENTLLDARERLNLAIGLSGEKTSWTAPDPLPPPEVDTIDAAGGEKKALAASLELAEIAGRMQAAGKRVGMHRAEGRLPHLSGGFHGENDGRAWEIGGHVTVGLPIFDRAQGRVISAQSELGALRERYVATATAVRANLRMAQNRVESAGRRARHYRDALLPAREKALAETLLQYNAMQVGVFQVLETQRRLTEAGIAYTETLLEYWKARAALDQVLAGRHRALGLAPPGVGSAGMGGGAESSAGH
- a CDS encoding L-serine ammonia-lyase is translated as MTISTFDLFKIGIGPSSSHTVGPMRAARTFALGLEQRGLFERTAKVKAELFGSLGATGKGHGSDKAVILGLLGETPDGVDVERVDAIVAAVRRTGQLELLGRKTIDFALPSQILFSRRTLPFHPNGMRFTAEDPSGAALDARIYYSVGGGFVVDDPEVSGDGPKEATRAAFPYPFRTASELLAACAAHGRSVSDLMLENESIFRPEAETRAGLLRIWQVMQACVQRGLRTEGTLPGGLHVQRRAPGLYRNLLENPEAGLRDPLTAMDWVSLYALAVSEENAAGGRVVTAPTNGAAGIIPAVLHYYRRFVPHSTDDGVVRFLLTAGAIGLLYKENASISGADVGCQGEVGSACSMAAGALCEVLGGSPAHVENAAEIAMEHNLGLTCDPIGGLVQVPCIERNAMAAIKAIQAARLSLRGDGRHFVALDKVIKTMRDTGADMKEKYKETARGGLALHVLEAPVDTSLDVSVGIPEC
- the thiM gene encoding hydroxyethylthiazole kinase, yielding MGNDARAVWDSVRKVRATSPLVQNITNYVAMNNTANALLALGAAPAMVHAAEEVEDFVAIASSLVVNIGTLSSPWITAMRLCATRANDLAKPWVLDPVGVGATPLRTRVSDQLAQIGPTVIRANASEMLALSAVTSKITRGVDSTEPSQAAIEPARQLAQTYKCVVVVSGAVDYVTDGERLLGVRNGHPMMPRVTGLGCTASALVGAFLAVVPDPLVAAAHAMAVLGVAGEIAAEKAPGPGSLQMLLLDALYQLDEAALGRVSIV
- a CDS encoding META domain-containing protein; translation: MPKTPFSAVCAILSIFTTLIAAPTRASAAEDVATVPARFSAAPLFLGGATHWRVRSLRGARPIQGSEISARFSGGTVSGRAGCNAYNGSYEAGGGVVTIPGVGLTRMRCFSPRGVMEQEQSYVRALQEARTYFLQRNRLFFRNSDGAVVIEFIRSR
- a CDS encoding class I SAM-dependent methyltransferase, translating into MHTEQPYIHALGHAALTRFYDPFIRAAVRERAFKERLIDLADVRPRHRVLDVGAGTGTLVLRLKQRCPEAEVVGLDGDPKILSMARRKLADAGADVELHEGYAQRLPFPDGSFDRVVTTLVLHHLSLSDKATAFGEMARVLSPGGELHVADLGPPRSLPGKLAAGVARRFGHVGDNLDGRLPELMRAAGFSQVEETSRFLTLFGPLVYLRGRKASEGEGGSGLGSG
- a CDS encoding AAA family ATPase encodes the protein MIERVSFTNFKSLRKAEIQLGRFMVIVGPNGSGKTSVLDGLFYLAQATQRPIEAIMTGVQAPLNLMSRGAMDPMVLTLSARFAGVEASVQISVSRGGEESDIRTPPEWSGTIIRRWGEAEETITSDEDDAISPREMPMYHSELRELAQALRSTRKLRLDVERLAAAAYSDEETPRMRVDGEGLAPVLADLAARSPDIFQSIQDAARQVVPTLERIRTRRAKVLKREQQEIRIDDKPLTHTVERPYWGQQLVLDFKGAPDVPAPLASEGTLLVIGLLTALCKGPRLRLLLLDDIDKALHPRAQGELVAQLRKVLAMDPELQIVATSHSPYLLDHFKPEEVLVTALRPDGSTACAPLTEHPDFERWKSTTRAGELWSFVGEDWVTERASAETEPQ